A window of the Lysinibacillus irui genome harbors these coding sequences:
- the grpE gene encoding nucleotide exchange factor GrpE: MTETTENKDLVQEDVQAETTEEEVAQAEVQEEVELSIEEQYEAKLAELQAKLDDEENRHLRLRADFDNMRRRNQLDREAAEKYRAQNLLSDLLPVLDNFERALQVETTSEEAASIIKGIEMVYRSLIEATEKEGLQVIKAEGEPFDPNVHQAVMQEQDSEKETGVVLRELQKGYILKDRVLRPTMVSVNE, from the coding sequence GTGACAGAAACAACTGAAAACAAAGATTTAGTACAAGAAGATGTACAAGCTGAAACGACAGAAGAGGAAGTAGCACAAGCAGAAGTTCAAGAAGAAGTTGAATTATCAATTGAAGAACAGTATGAGGCAAAGCTGGCTGAACTACAAGCCAAGCTTGATGACGAGGAAAACCGTCACCTACGCTTACGCGCTGACTTCGATAATATGCGTCGTCGTAATCAGTTAGACCGTGAGGCTGCTGAAAAATACCGCGCACAAAACTTACTATCTGATTTATTGCCAGTTCTTGATAATTTTGAGCGTGCCTTACAAGTTGAGACAACTTCGGAAGAAGCTGCATCTATTATTAAAGGGATTGAAATGGTGTATCGCTCTTTAATTGAAGCAACAGAAAAAGAAGGTCTGCAAGTTATTAAAGCAGAAGGTGAACCATTTGATCCAAATGTACACCAAGCTGTTATGCAAGAACAAGATAGTGAAAAAGAGACGGGTGTTGTCTTACGCGAGCTGCAAAAAGGGTATATCTTAAAGGATCGTGTGTTACGCCCTACAATGGTATCTGTGAACGAATAG
- the hrcA gene encoding heat-inducible transcriptional repressor HrcA: MLTNRQLQILQVIVDDFIVSAQPVGSRQISKKQGITFSPATIRNEMADLEELGFLEKTHTSSGRVPSEKGYRFYVDHLLSPQGINSKDIQQIQSIFNDRLVEVEHIIRKSANILSELTSYTSILLGPDVQRHRVKRFSIVPLSSDTAVAIIVTNNGHVENRMFNLPPDFTASDLEKMVNILNERLIGVSLEDLHKRLEAEVLAVLQQHVRSADDFIRALVTATMQNPESKIFYGGKTNMFNQPEFHDLNKVRMILDLMETTSQVQSLFHPNESGIHIRIGSENKQLEMENCSVITTTYSIGDDQQGAIAIIGPTRMDYKRVVALLDVMRLDLTQAFTKNRSE, from the coding sequence ATGCTAACAAATCGGCAGTTACAGATATTGCAAGTCATTGTAGACGACTTTATTGTGTCTGCACAGCCGGTAGGTTCTCGCCAAATCTCCAAAAAACAAGGGATTACATTTAGTCCAGCCACTATTCGAAATGAAATGGCGGATTTAGAGGAATTAGGCTTTCTAGAAAAAACTCATACTTCCTCTGGTCGAGTGCCTTCGGAAAAGGGTTACAGATTTTATGTAGATCATTTGTTGAGTCCACAAGGTATTAATTCGAAGGACATACAACAAATCCAATCAATTTTCAATGATCGATTAGTAGAAGTAGAGCATATTATCCGAAAGTCAGCCAATATTTTATCGGAGCTGACATCATATACTTCCATACTTTTAGGACCTGATGTTCAAAGGCATCGTGTCAAACGATTTTCAATTGTGCCTCTTTCGAGCGATACTGCAGTAGCAATTATCGTGACGAACAATGGGCATGTAGAAAATCGCATGTTCAACTTACCGCCTGACTTTACCGCTTCGGATTTAGAGAAAATGGTGAATATCTTAAATGAGCGCTTAATCGGTGTATCATTAGAAGATCTCCATAAAAGACTTGAGGCTGAAGTGCTGGCTGTGCTACAGCAGCATGTTCGATCAGCGGATGATTTTATTCGCGCACTCGTGACAGCCACTATGCAAAATCCAGAAAGTAAAATTTTCTATGGTGGTAAAACGAATATGTTTAACCAACCAGAATTCCATGATTTAAACAAAGTCCGTATGATTTTGGACTTAATGGAGACGACTAGCCAAGTGCAGTCACTTTTTCATCCGAACGAATCAGGTATTCATATTCGGATAGGCTCAGAAAATAAACAATTAGAAATGGAAAATTGCAGTGTCATTACTACTACTTATTCCATTGGTGATGATCAACAGGGAGCCATTGCTATTATTGGCCCAACACGCATGGATTATAAGCGTGTCGTGGCTTTATTAGACGTAATGCGCTTGGATTTAACACAGGCCTTTACGAAGAATCGTAGTGAATGA
- the hemW gene encoding radical SAM family heme chaperone HemW, translating into MARGVYIHIPFCHQICNYCDFNKFYFKNQPVDEYIEALGKEMALVTKKYPEHFRNIETIFLGGGTPTALSPKQLDKLLTYIHAYIPMSSVKEFTSEANPDELSAAKLQVLFDGGVNRLSMGVQSFDQGLLQKIGRTHSNEHVYETIALAKQHGFHNISIDLMYGLPGQTMAQWRDSLEKAFALDLPHFSAYSLIVEPKTIFYNQYAKGKLHLPTEDLEADMYDVLMQEMSLHGLQQYEISNFAKPGFHSEHNKIYWDNDEYAGFGAGAHGYLAGIRYSNHGPLKKYMDAVFAEELPIVHEHEVTQAEKREEQMFLGLRKTEGVMHSIYEEKFNEPMNAQYEQVIEKLESEGLLEHDERGIRLTRKGRFVGNEVFQQFLLED; encoded by the coding sequence ATGGCGCGAGGTGTTTACATTCATATTCCTTTCTGTCATCAAATCTGTAATTACTGTGATTTCAATAAATTTTATTTTAAAAATCAACCAGTGGATGAATATATAGAAGCACTAGGGAAAGAGATGGCCCTAGTAACAAAAAAATATCCTGAGCATTTTCGTAACATCGAAACGATTTTTCTCGGTGGAGGGACACCAACTGCTTTATCTCCAAAACAATTGGACAAACTACTAACGTATATTCATGCGTATATTCCAATGAGTAGTGTGAAAGAATTTACATCAGAGGCCAATCCTGATGAACTGTCTGCAGCAAAATTGCAAGTATTGTTTGATGGTGGTGTTAATCGCCTGAGTATGGGTGTGCAATCATTTGACCAAGGACTGTTACAGAAGATTGGACGCACACATAGTAATGAACATGTCTACGAAACAATCGCTTTGGCAAAACAGCATGGCTTTCACAATATTAGCATTGATTTAATGTATGGGTTGCCTGGGCAAACGATGGCTCAATGGCGGGATTCATTAGAAAAAGCTTTTGCGCTAGATTTACCGCACTTCTCTGCCTATTCCCTTATTGTAGAGCCAAAAACCATTTTCTATAATCAATATGCTAAAGGCAAATTGCATTTACCGACTGAGGATCTTGAAGCGGATATGTATGATGTGCTAATGCAAGAAATGTCTTTACACGGACTTCAACAATACGAAATTAGTAATTTTGCAAAACCAGGTTTTCATTCAGAACATAATAAAATATATTGGGATAATGATGAGTATGCCGGTTTTGGGGCAGGTGCTCATGGGTACCTAGCGGGTATACGCTATTCTAATCATGGTCCATTGAAAAAGTATATGGATGCTGTTTTTGCAGAAGAGCTACCAATTGTACATGAGCATGAGGTAACACAAGCGGAGAAGAGAGAAGAACAAATGTTTTTAGGACTGCGAAAAACAGAGGGCGTTATGCACTCTATATATGAAGAGAAATTTAATGAGCCGATGAATGCACAGTATGAGCAAGTCATCGAAAAGCTAGAATCAGAAGGGCTTTTGGAACATGATGAGAGGGGAATTCGTCTTACGCGCAAAGGACGTTTCGTAGGGAATGAAGTATTTCAACAATTTTTGCTAGAAGATTGA
- the chrA gene encoding chromate efflux transporter, producing MKEKTGKVVESLRTLWEIFWVSLKLGCTSFGGPTAHLGYFQQEYVQKRKWLSAHDYSQLVILSQFLPGPASSQVGMGIGLIRGGLLGSLLSFVGFTLPSVLILMVFAYLSILTELKMDWIHGLKLVAVAIVAQAIFDMSKKILSTTLHWLIALLALVIVLTWLHPFAQITSIVVAACIGFQYIKKDHEDHSSKMVHIPISKITGMVLLALFLLLLIGLPFISAIWNHEWIAMIEKFYTAGALVFGGGHVVLPLLEAQFVQSGQITTSDFLAGYGMTQAVPGPLFTFAAYIGMVIAGIPGAIIATLAIFLPAFLLVIGTLPFWISLSRIARLKGAMAGANAAVVGILAAAFIHPIVTQTIVSGLDICIVAVFIWCLIRWKMQPYILVLLGIIVGIVCYT from the coding sequence ATGAAAGAAAAGACAGGGAAAGTAGTTGAGAGTTTGCGAACGCTATGGGAGATATTTTGGGTTTCTTTAAAATTAGGCTGTACCTCGTTTGGAGGGCCAACAGCTCATTTAGGCTATTTTCAACAGGAATATGTGCAAAAAAGGAAATGGCTGTCTGCGCATGACTATAGTCAACTTGTCATATTAAGTCAATTTTTACCTGGTCCCGCATCCAGTCAGGTGGGGATGGGGATCGGTTTAATAAGAGGTGGGCTATTAGGGAGCCTTCTATCATTTGTTGGTTTTACATTACCCTCAGTATTAATACTCATGGTATTTGCTTATCTGTCCATTTTGACAGAACTGAAAATGGATTGGATACATGGTTTGAAGTTAGTGGCAGTGGCGATTGTGGCGCAGGCTATTTTTGATATGAGCAAAAAAATACTTTCTACCACATTGCATTGGTTGATTGCCTTGTTGGCACTTGTAATTGTGTTGACATGGTTGCATCCATTTGCACAAATTACCTCGATAGTAGTAGCTGCCTGTATAGGTTTTCAATATATTAAAAAAGACCATGAGGATCATTCATCCAAAATGGTTCATATACCAATTTCTAAAATAACTGGCATGGTGTTATTAGCACTTTTTTTACTGTTACTGATCGGTCTACCATTCATAAGTGCCATTTGGAATCATGAATGGATCGCTATGATTGAGAAATTTTATACTGCTGGGGCCTTAGTATTTGGTGGTGGTCATGTTGTTTTACCTTTACTGGAAGCACAGTTTGTACAAAGCGGCCAAATTACTACGTCCGATTTTTTAGCTGGCTATGGTATGACACAGGCAGTTCCAGGACCCTTATTTACGTTTGCAGCGTATATAGGTATGGTCATTGCTGGTATTCCAGGAGCAATCATTGCTACTTTAGCGATTTTTCTACCTGCTTTTTTACTAGTCATTGGGACTCTTCCATTTTGGATTAGTTTAAGTCGTATTGCACGGCTCAAAGGGGCAATGGCAGGGGCAAATGCTGCAGTCGTAGGCATTTTAGCTGCTGCATTTATCCATCCAATTGTGACGCAAACCATTGTAAGCGGGTTAGATATTTGTATAGTCGCGGTCTTTATATGGTGTTTAATTCGTTGGAAAATGCAACCCTACATACTGGTGCTCTTAGGTATTATAGTGGGAATTGTTTGTTATACATGA
- a CDS encoding DUF4179 domain-containing protein: protein MLSDDILRVVDLDKENRGRKKWSRSIVVFLLLMMVSGFVLYLCWDKDVDFEAYKTEVGKTATNSLGRLTLNEVIIDDNQILLNATFEPVKEFAPDHQVFFFPQILVNGQDYMVRNGGQSIAKSAHVYTIYNSIKMDDFPSDEQLELVIRYKDWNVETPIDKPWEFQIEASQEQLQEDRQVFSIGKKIEHVDQQEITIDRVVSTPISTTIYFQSEKSIINDTLYFKIQSKAGQSWRFETPYPLNKERTKWGSRVDALYLTEGNYQLIPVDKEGQKVGSAIKIKED, encoded by the coding sequence ATGTTGTCCGATGATATACTTCGAGTTGTTGATTTGGATAAGGAAAATCGAGGACGAAAAAAATGGAGTAGGAGTATAGTTGTATTTCTTTTATTGATGATGGTTAGTGGGTTTGTGCTGTATTTATGTTGGGATAAAGATGTTGACTTTGAAGCCTACAAAACAGAAGTAGGTAAGACAGCTACCAATAGCTTAGGTCGTTTAACGTTAAATGAAGTGATTATTGATGATAATCAAATTTTGTTAAATGCAACCTTCGAGCCTGTAAAAGAGTTTGCGCCTGATCATCAAGTATTCTTCTTCCCGCAAATACTTGTCAATGGTCAAGATTATATGGTTCGTAATGGTGGACAGTCCATAGCAAAATCTGCACACGTTTATACAATATACAATAGCATTAAAATGGATGATTTTCCGTCTGATGAACAATTAGAATTAGTTATTCGGTATAAAGATTGGAATGTAGAAACACCAATTGACAAGCCGTGGGAATTTCAAATAGAGGCATCTCAGGAACAATTACAAGAAGATCGGCAAGTCTTTTCTATAGGAAAAAAAATCGAGCATGTCGATCAACAGGAAATAACGATTGACAGAGTCGTTTCAACACCTATTTCGACCACAATTTATTTTCAGTCTGAAAAGAGTATAATAAATGACACTTTATACTTTAAAATCCAATCAAAAGCAGGGCAATCGTGGCGCTTTGAAACACCCTATCCATTAAATAAAGAGCGTACAAAGTGGGGGAGCCGTGTGGATGCTCTCTATTTAACAGAGGGGAATTATCAATTAATCCCAGTCGATAAAGAAGGTCAAAAAGTTGGTTCTGCCATTAAAATAAAGGAAGATTAG